The Sedimentibacter sp. zth1 DNA segment TATGGATATTATTATTATAATTCATATTATTCAGACGAAGGAAAGAATAAGAAATACAAAAACAAGTAAATTTTTAATTGTTAAATGAGGATATAATGAAAAAATTTTTTAAATGGTATTATATAGTTGCTTTTATAATTTTAATATTTCTAACCTATGTTTTTTGTACTCAATTTAATAATATTAAAGCACTATTACTAACAACTAAGTTCTCAAAACATGGTATAGAAGAAAAAATCGTTGAGAATGATAAAGTATTAGAAGAATACTTAGAAAAATACTCTCAAGAAAATGCAGAAAAAAATATATTAGATAACCGTGGTACTTCAAATGAAATAGCTATTATTCCAAATAGTAGTAGTAAAAAAATTGTTGAAGAAAAACCAGGTGTACCCATAGATAGTTCATCTAATAAGACAAATAAGAATCAAAAATCAAATGCTAATAAAATAGAGCAAAATACTAATATAACTAGCGATGACAAAAATAGCAGTAATACTAATTTAACAAATAGCAAAGAAAGTGTAGAGTCAGAAGTAGCATTAGAAAATGATGATAACAATAAAGCAGATGAAATCATCAACAATTATGTTGTACAAATGTACTTAGTAAAAAAACAGTTTGTTAATTCTTTAAGTGAATTAGAAGAGAAAATATATAAGGAATACATTGAGTTGCCAAAAGAAGATAGAGACTTCGAACATAAAAAAAGTATTGTTTTAAAAAACTACAATTATGTTTCAAAATTAGAAAAACAATGTGATAAAACAGTAAATGAAATAGTTAACAATTTAGAAGAGGAATTAGAAGAAATAAAAGCAGACACAGAAATAGTAGATGCCATTAAAAAAGTATATGAAAATGAAAAAGCATTAAAAAAAGCATATTATATTAGTTTATTAAAAGGCGAATAAATAAATTCGCCTTTTAAAAATTATATTTATATTATCTTTCTGACCATTTCCAATGCATGTAAAGAAGCTTGCTCTCTTACAGTATCACGAGCGCCAAAATATACTTTCTTAGTAACAAAATATTGATTATTATAATAAACACAAAGATACACAAGACCAACAGGCTTATCATCAGTACCGCCAGTAGGACCAGCAATACCTGTTGTAGCAATACCTATATCAGCATTAGAAATCTTAGTTACATTGAACGCCATTTCCTTTGCTACCTCTTCACTAACCTCTGTATACTTATCAATAGTTGATTTATTTACACCTAAAATATTTATTTTAGCTTCCCTAGAGTAGGTAACAAATCCCTCTTTGAAGACTTTTGATATACCAGGGTAGCTTACAAGTTTAGAAGCAATCATTCCACCAGTACAAGACTCAGCAGTTGAAATAGTAACATTTCTATTAACAATTTTCTTGCAAATATCATGTTCAACAGAATCTGACGAAAGAACAAAAGCATTATCTCCAAATCTATGTAAAAGTTCATTAACAACAGGATTAATCAAGCCTAAAGCTTCATCTTCACTTTTAGCCTTTGCAGTAACTCTAAAAACTACTCTTCCACTGCCAGCATAAGGAGCAATAGTAGGATTAGTTTGAGAATCAATCAAATCCATAATCATAGTTTCAGCCTTAGATTCACCTACGTTTATAACTGCAACTTTTTTACCAACAACTATATTTTCTGAAAATCTTTTTAGGTAAGGTATAACCTCTGTGTCCATAAGAGGTATCATTTCCTTTGGAGGTCCAGGCAAAAGAATACATATGTTTTTTTTGCCATTTGATTGAGCATTTACAATACAAGCATTAGCAGTACCATTTTTATTATCTAATATGATACTTCCCTTTGGAAAATATGCTTGCCTAACATTATTTTCAGTCATTTCTCTATTGAATTTTTTAAAAATATTTTTAACATGTTCAAGACTATCGTTGTCAAATTCCATAGGCAAATTAAAAAATTCAGCAGTAATTTCCTTTGTTATATCATCCTTTGTTGGTCCTAACCCCCCAGTGCAAATAACTAAATCAGCTCTTGAAAAAGCAAGTAAAAAAGCTTCCTTCATACGAGTTGGGTTGTCACCTACTACAGATTGATAATGTACGTCAATACCAATATGTGCAAGACTTTTAGAAATATAAGCAGCATTGCTGTTAACAATGTCACCATGTAAAAGTTCTGTACCAATACATAAAACTTCACAATTCATTATAATTGTCCTCCAACTTAAAATTTCTATATTGAAATTATTTCACAAACTTGTGATAATATCAAGCTAATTATTAAAATTAAATAATTATTTATTGATTATTGTAATACCATACTTTTTTGGGTATAATATACTAATAAATAACAATTATCTGGAGGTGTAATATGTTTTTTAAAGAATTTGATAATAACTTTAAACCCCAAACTCTAAAAATGATAGCATTAATAACAAGTATAATTGGTGTATTTTTTGTACTGTTTGCTAAGTATGTTGGGAATATTGCTATAAGAATTTCAATGATCGTAATATTTGCCGTAATGTTTTTAAATATTAAAATGACATATAGTTACTCAGGAAAAATAAAAAAATCATCAGATGTATTAACTATGTTAGCAACAGTAATTGTATTCATATGGCCAAATCTTTTGGTTTTTATATTAGGGTTATGTTTATTGTATTTTAGCTCATTGTCATTAGCAAAAATGATAAAATTAAAATCTTATAATGATAAATTAAAATTAATTATCTCAATAGTAGGTATAATATTATCCATTGTATGTATATTCAACTCAAAAACTATTTTAGCAACAGTTATAAAGCTTCTAGGTGCAATTTTGATAGCAGTAGGTTGCTTTTGTTTTTATCAATATATGAAATCCACTAGGAATGAAGAAAATGAATTAAGTAATGTAGACCAGTATAAATTCGACAATGCAGAGGAAATAAAGGAAGATAAATAGAGTTTTTAAAACTTTATAGGAGGAAAAATGAAAATAAGGTTAGACAAAATGCTTAGCAACCTTGGATACGGGACAAGAAGTCAGTTGAAAAAGGAATTAAAATCAGGCTGTGTTACAGTTAATGGTACTGTTATGAAAAATAGTGCTTTAATTGTGGACACCGATAATGACACAATAACATTTCATGATGAAGAAGTAGAATATGTTCAGTACATATACCTAATGATGAATAAACCACAAGGTGTCATATCAGCAACAGAAGATTATTATAAATCAAAGACAGTAATAGATTTGATAGATGATTATTATAAGCATTTTGAACCATTTCCAGTAGGAAGATTAGACAAGGATACAGAAGGTTTGCTTATACTCACAAACAATGGGAAAATGGCGCACAACCTGTTATCTCCAAAGAAACATGTAAAAAAAAC contains these protein-coding regions:
- a CDS encoding competence/damage-inducible protein A, producing the protein MNCEVLCIGTELLHGDIVNSNAAYISKSLAHIGIDVHYQSVVGDNPTRMKEAFLLAFSRADLVICTGGLGPTKDDITKEITAEFFNLPMEFDNDSLEHVKNIFKKFNREMTENNVRQAYFPKGSIILDNKNGTANACIVNAQSNGKKNICILLPGPPKEMIPLMDTEVIPYLKRFSENIVVGKKVAVINVGESKAETMIMDLIDSQTNPTIAPYAGSGRVVFRVTAKAKSEDEALGLINPVVNELLHRFGDNAFVLSSDSVEHDICKKIVNRNVTISTAESCTGGMIASKLVSYPGISKVFKEGFVTYSREAKINILGVNKSTIDKYTEVSEEVAKEMAFNVTKISNADIGIATTGIAGPTGGTDDKPVGLVYLCVYYNNQYFVTKKVYFGARDTVREQASLHALEMVRKII
- a CDS encoding DUF308 domain-containing protein, whose product is MFFKEFDNNFKPQTLKMIALITSIIGVFFVLFAKYVGNIAIRISMIVIFAVMFLNIKMTYSYSGKIKKSSDVLTMLATVIVFIWPNLLVFILGLCLLYFSSLSLAKMIKLKSYNDKLKLIISIVGIILSIVCIFNSKTILATVIKLLGAILIAVGCFCFYQYMKSTRNEENELSNVDQYKFDNAEEIKEDK
- a CDS encoding pseudouridine synthase; the protein is MKIRLDKMLSNLGYGTRSQLKKELKSGCVTVNGTVMKNSALIVDTDNDTITFHDEEVEYVQYIYLMMNKPQGVISATEDYYKSKTVIDLIDDYYKHFEPFPVGRLDKDTEGLLILTNNGKMAHNLLSPKKHVKKTYFVKVEGKVTDKDKKAFAQGVRFLDDDYKTMPAKLEIIVSDDISECNITIKEGKFHQVKRMFEAVNKRVIYLKRMSMGPIQLDESVELGDYRELTEKELELLAQYID